In a single window of the Nicotiana tomentosiformis chromosome 8, ASM39032v3, whole genome shotgun sequence genome:
- the LOC138897604 gene encoding uncharacterized protein, which produces MSSYTAISGNAGLLFGGGSKKNKTEEVDDDYEPPTDNLLASEGLQRLILEKQELASERDKPLVERNQLVEHLPVLEAKIAQMDELEARLQQYEQDRMDYSQEAAQLHENLEEAKAKWVELHDMVIVIAEHESDFMEQVNNLEAVLRAKIEEANAADEMREKMKEKFKRVMEQNRLHSSNNVELDFRISGMRTENEELQSKIDWIQVKLRDSKDSLVFEKMYSIYHMKGKTLEESKEGIVNIDDCIS; this is translated from the exons ATGTCTTCTTATACTGCTATCTCTGGAAACGCTGGCCTTCTCTTCGGTGGAGGTTCAAAGAAGAACAAAACCGAAGAGGTTGACGATGATTATGAACCTCCAACT GACAACCTTCTTGCCTCTGAGGGCTTGCAAAGGTTGATCCTGGAAAAGCAAGAGCTTGCTTCAGAACGAGATAAGCCTTTGGTAGAAAGGAATCAGCTTGTCGAGCACCTACCGGTGCTGGAGGCCAAAATCGCTCAAATGGATGAGCTCGAGGCCCGACTGCAGCAATATGAGCAAGATAGGATGGATTATAGCCAAGAAGCTGCACAACTACATGAAAATCTTGAGGAAGCAAAGGCTAAGTGGGTTGAGCTTCATGATATGGTGATTGTTATTGCTGAGCATGAGTCTGACTTTATGGAACAAGTTAATAACTTGGAGGCTGTCTTACGTGCCAAAATTGAGGAGGCCAATGCTGCCGATGAGATGagagaaaaaatgaaagagaaGTTCAAGAGAGTCATGGAGCAAAATCGACTTCACTCGTCCAACAATGTTGAGCTTGATTTCAGAATTAGTGGAATGAGGACTGAGAATGAAGAGCTCCAATCAAAGATTGATTGGATCCAAGTGAAACTCCGGGACTCAAAAGATTCCCTTGTCTTCGAGAAAATGTACAGCATATATCATATGAAGGGAAAGACTTTGGAGGAGTCCAAAGAAGGCATTGTCAATATTGATGATTGTATTTCCTAG